The following are encoded together in the Bacteroidales bacterium MB20-C3-3 genome:
- a CDS encoding DUF6079 family protein, with translation MKYKELLNFEPITEVVKFSRTSESDYRKSLIKTFVFSDTFKNHLIPLMIRNLDFNYSGESFGLQVVGNYGTGKSHLMSLVSLLAEDASLIDLVNDEKPKKELKAIAGKFKVLRFELGNTESLWEVITYQIENYLKSQGINFSFDGHGPKPYFDKLLLMMAEFEDKFPDKGFLIVIDEMLAYLKGRSAADKLNQDLAVLQALGQACDKSKFKFIFGVQEMIYHSPEFQFAADMLQKVNDRYKDIMITKEDVAFIVKNRLLRKDEHQKQKIKSHLDPFLALFTDMHGRTQDYVDLYPVHPTYFENFEKIRIGKSQREILKTLSNQFSEILEQEVPKDNPGLLTYDRYWEDIQRSQDLMAVPDIRKVKEITDTIQDKVESYFTGVRVSKKTVAKRIVNACAIKILQHELQKQNGTNTEHLVDDLCLTDKLATDRDFLIDIIDSAAQQIITATSGQYFDKNAENAEYHLRIEGGVNFDQKIKDYAATMADSQKDEYFFKFLEVNLPLDHDTYRTGFRIWEHSIDWKSHKTYRDGYIFFGNPNEKSTTHPRQHFYMYFMPIFDESKKSRNHEEDEIYFVFDGLSKEFKEAVTLYGAALALEVRSDSSQKPIYRQKIEELNKKARALFDQEYVQITQVDYQGKELPLSGYPLPGAGSTKEQIFSTVASIVFENWFEDERPNYPKFTQLNSSVAKENFDRMVKQALIKVSNPEQANRDGEGILTGLGCWVPGMLDYSHSPYAKSLLKLLADKGEGKVLNRDEIIEYVDRSDNLWLTKDFQIEAELEFVVMATLAALGEIEITLNSGKSINSTNLNELKDIQKQDFYSFTHIKPPKGLNLAALKTMFMGMLGRDLSNQLKDPSTYTHLVSAANDWAKRTVTLLGKIQGGYIFKGIDIVSTEQASKYRQHFTAFSGFCDKLANYTSEAKIKNFAFSVDDLNRILPAKAEVEQLEKQLAELNLLNEDISYLQQCKQFITDNAFKEEVSEAIHQLALVLGKDDEAELEKYKKQLHQLKERYADWYLDLYLKHRISQKDHTQKIALLDSDSKAICDILKDADFLSSGQFMQWLQKINKLQPADSKVNKNLILTAPYQDFNPADFEGAEVLNVKQLKTDLEELLDQWTGTLKDTLDDPMVKKKMNLLDDATQKLLSDFKSGAIDLAKDNALRIRNAIMDLHKGLEKVELCIESMKSTFNKPLTPDEAIEAFKAYIDQIAKGKERDKIRIILK, from the coding sequence ATGAAGTATAAAGAACTATTGAACTTCGAACCCATCACCGAAGTAGTAAAATTTAGCCGGACAAGTGAATCAGATTATCGGAAATCATTGATTAAAACCTTTGTGTTCTCTGATACGTTCAAAAATCATCTCATACCCTTGATGATTCGAAACCTTGATTTTAACTATTCCGGAGAATCATTTGGCTTGCAGGTTGTCGGCAACTATGGTACCGGTAAATCGCATTTGATGTCACTAGTATCCTTGCTTGCTGAAGATGCATCGTTAATTGACTTAGTGAATGACGAAAAGCCTAAAAAGGAATTAAAAGCTATTGCCGGAAAATTCAAAGTATTGCGTTTTGAATTGGGTAATACCGAAAGTCTTTGGGAGGTGATCACATATCAAATAGAAAATTACCTCAAAAGCCAGGGAATCAATTTCTCGTTTGATGGACACGGCCCTAAGCCCTATTTCGATAAGCTGCTTTTAATGATGGCTGAGTTCGAAGATAAATTCCCGGACAAAGGCTTCCTTATCGTCATTGATGAGATGCTTGCCTATCTGAAAGGCCGTAGTGCAGCCGATAAACTGAATCAGGATTTAGCCGTGCTACAGGCATTGGGACAGGCCTGCGACAAGTCAAAGTTTAAATTCATTTTTGGTGTTCAGGAAATGATTTATCATTCGCCCGAATTCCAATTTGCGGCTGATATGCTGCAGAAAGTAAACGACAGATACAAGGACATCATGATTACCAAAGAAGATGTAGCCTTCATCGTAAAAAACCGTTTGCTGCGAAAAGACGAACACCAAAAGCAAAAAATTAAATCACACCTTGATCCCTTTTTGGCTCTTTTCACAGACATGCACGGACGTACACAGGATTATGTGGACCTCTACCCTGTTCATCCAACCTATTTTGAAAATTTCGAAAAAATCAGAATCGGGAAAAGCCAACGTGAAATCCTTAAAACGCTATCCAATCAGTTTTCCGAAATTTTAGAGCAAGAAGTACCCAAAGACAATCCCGGATTACTCACCTACGATCGCTATTGGGAAGATATACAGAGAAGTCAAGACTTAATGGCAGTCCCGGATATTCGAAAAGTAAAGGAGATAACCGACACCATTCAGGATAAAGTAGAATCGTACTTCACCGGAGTGAGGGTTTCAAAAAAAACGGTAGCCAAACGCATTGTTAATGCGTGTGCTATAAAAATCTTACAACACGAACTTCAAAAACAAAATGGAACCAATACTGAACACCTTGTTGATGATTTATGCCTAACCGATAAACTAGCCACTGACCGTGATTTCTTAATCGACATTATTGATTCGGCAGCGCAGCAAATCATTACTGCAACATCCGGTCAGTACTTTGATAAAAACGCAGAGAATGCCGAATACCACTTACGCATTGAAGGCGGAGTCAATTTCGACCAAAAGATAAAGGACTATGCGGCAACCATGGCCGACTCCCAAAAGGATGAATACTTCTTTAAATTTTTGGAAGTAAACCTTCCGCTTGATCATGATACCTACCGTACAGGCTTTCGTATATGGGAACATAGCATCGACTGGAAATCGCACAAAACCTATCGTGACGGGTATATCTTCTTCGGCAATCCCAACGAAAAATCCACCACTCATCCTCGTCAGCATTTTTACATGTACTTTATGCCTATCTTCGATGAGAGCAAGAAAAGTCGCAATCACGAAGAGGATGAAATATATTTTGTTTTTGATGGCTTGTCTAAAGAGTTCAAGGAAGCAGTGACACTCTATGGTGCTGCCCTGGCATTGGAAGTGCGATCAGATAGTTCACAGAAGCCCATTTACCGCCAAAAGATTGAGGAACTGAATAAAAAAGCCAGAGCACTTTTTGACCAGGAATATGTGCAAATAACCCAGGTGGACTATCAGGGCAAAGAACTTCCTTTGAGCGGATACCCACTGCCTGGTGCTGGCTCCACTAAAGAGCAAATCTTCTCTACTGTGGCATCTATTGTGTTTGAAAATTGGTTTGAAGACGAACGTCCCAATTATCCCAAGTTTACACAACTCAATTCCTCAGTAGCTAAAGAAAACTTTGACCGAATGGTCAAACAAGCACTTATAAAAGTATCTAACCCCGAACAAGCAAACCGAGACGGGGAAGGTATTTTAACGGGTTTGGGATGTTGGGTACCTGGCATGCTTGATTACAGTCATTCTCCTTATGCTAAGAGTTTATTAAAACTATTGGCTGATAAAGGAGAAGGGAAAGTACTAAATCGAGATGAAATTATTGAATATGTGGATAGAAGCGATAACCTGTGGCTCACCAAAGATTTTCAGATTGAAGCCGAACTGGAATTTGTAGTTATGGCTACACTGGCAGCTTTGGGTGAAATTGAAATCACCTTGAATTCCGGAAAGTCTATCAATTCAACGAATCTCAATGAACTGAAGGATATCCAAAAACAGGACTTCTACTCTTTCACGCACATCAAGCCACCCAAAGGACTAAACCTCGCTGCGCTGAAAACTATGTTTATGGGCATGTTGGGTCGGGATTTAAGCAATCAGCTTAAAGACCCTTCAACATATACGCATCTGGTAAGCGCTGCCAACGATTGGGCAAAACGCACTGTAACCCTGCTCGGCAAAATTCAGGGAGGGTACATTTTTAAAGGCATCGATATTGTAAGCACCGAGCAGGCAAGCAAATACCGTCAACACTTCACAGCATTCTCCGGTTTCTGCGACAAGCTGGCCAATTATACATCCGAGGCCAAGATTAAAAACTTCGCTTTTTCTGTGGATGACTTGAACCGCATCCTGCCTGCTAAAGCCGAAGTGGAACAATTGGAAAAGCAACTGGCTGAACTAAATCTGCTGAATGAGGACATTTCCTATTTGCAGCAATGCAAACAGTTCATTACCGACAATGCCTTCAAAGAAGAGGTGTCGGAAGCCATCCATCAATTGGCTCTGGTTTTGGGTAAGGACGATGAAGCGGAACTGGAAAAGTACAAAAAGCAGCTCCATCAACTCAAAGAGCGCTATGCCGATTGGTACCTTGATTTGTACTTGAAGCACCGCATCAGCCAAAAAGATCATACCCAAAAAATAGCGCTGCTCGACTCGGATTCAAAAGCCATCTGCGATATCCTGAAAGATGCCGATTTCCTTTCTTCAGGTCAGTTCATGCAGTGGCTCCAAAAAATCAACAAACTGCAACCGGCCGATAGCAAAGTGAACAAGAACCTGATACTGACAGCTCCCTATCAGGATTTCAACCCGGCTGATTTTGAAGGAGCCGAAGTGCTGAATGTAAAGCAACTGAAAACAGACCTGGAAGAACTGCTGGACCAATGGACCGGTACGCTCAAAGACACCCTGGATGACCCCATGGTGAAAAAGAAAATGAACCTATTGGATGACGCTACCCAAAAATTGCTTTCTGATTTTAAATCCGGAGCCATAGATCTGGCTAAAGACAATGCCCTGCGCATCCGCAATGCCATTATGGATTTACACAAAGGTTTAGAAAAAGTGGAGCTGTGTATCGAGAGCATGAAAAGCACGTTCAATAAGCCACTCACTCCCGATGAAGCCATTGAAGCCTTCAAAGCCTACATTGACCAAATCGCCAAGGGCAAAGAGCGGGATAAAATCAGAATCATTTTGAAGTAA
- the nadD gene encoding nicotinate (nicotinamide) nucleotide adenylyltransferase, giving the protein MRTALYFGSFNPFHAGHAAIARWILTEGGLHRLVLVVSPKNPLKERVESSPLQRLDQVREAAARLSAEPELKNRGKKIDVSDIEFSMEEPLYTINTLRKFRETEPGVEHILIIGSDNLEVIEKWNSWRNLLDEFEVWVYPRRQSPAGACSAEAPQSTQVASLCAQYGVKLIDAPYLDISSTQIREMELRGEATDSLKY; this is encoded by the coding sequence ATGCGTACAGCCCTTTACTTTGGATCATTCAACCCATTTCACGCAGGGCACGCCGCCATTGCAAGGTGGATTCTTACAGAGGGCGGACTCCACAGGCTCGTACTAGTTGTTAGCCCGAAAAACCCACTTAAAGAGAGAGTAGAGAGCTCTCCCCTTCAGAGGCTGGATCAGGTGCGCGAGGCGGCTGCCAGGCTCTCCGCCGAGCCGGAGTTGAAAAACAGAGGCAAGAAAATCGATGTGTCAGATATTGAATTCTCAATGGAAGAGCCACTCTACACAATCAACACTCTTAGAAAGTTTCGGGAGACAGAGCCCGGCGTTGAACACATACTTATAATAGGATCGGATAACCTTGAGGTAATTGAGAAGTGGAACTCCTGGCGCAACCTTCTTGATGAATTTGAAGTGTGGGTTTATCCGCGCCGTCAGTCACCCGCCGGAGCATGCTCGGCAGAAGCCCCACAATCCACTCAGGTTGCTTCTCTATGCGCCCAATACGGTGTCAAACTAATTGACGCCCCCTACCTGGACATCTCCTCCACACAAATCCGCGAAATGGAACTCCGCGGCGAAGCTACTGACTCACTCAAATACTGA
- a CDS encoding DNA methyltransferase encodes MSTENKITVLGLTFNSEEERRSYFREELRKKLPELKLMEGFPIGEDEDILNLSDPPYYTACPNPWLNDFIALWEAEKKELEKQGLRKADFEVTEPYAADVSEGKNNPIYMAHSYHTKVPHPAIMRYILHYTQPGDIVFDGFAGTGMTGVAISRCNKPEVSEKIQIENEWIFNKPKDILRWGKRKSVLNDLSPIASFISYNYNSKFDLEKFLNQASFILDELERENGWMYEVKHTKSVIGKINYTIWSEVFGCPTCNEEIVFWDNAVSKDKKEQYEQFNCPNCKRDLDKKALNKVFATSVDLVSNKVVKKTKTIPVVINYSVGNKRYERIPTKEDYEVLERVQRLPVNKKYIPNIEIGLGDKTGEPRRMGYQNVYDLFTDRNLKALSSLLSRINFTDRIGLLFTSIILNSSRLYRWRANGKGGYLNGTLYIASLTQENNVFKLLKEKIKDLKFDISQTNLVQLGSADNIQLNNNTIDYIFTDPPFGANLMYSELNLITEGWLKVLTDPNREAIENKTQKKTTSSYNQLMTDCFKEFFRILKPGRWMTVEFSNTNSSIWNGIQTALQKAGFVIANITGIDKKQGSYNSVTNATSVKQDLIISCYKPSSVFDQKFNQHKQSDVGVWEFVAEHLEHLPIHLVSGNSTTAIIERSPKILFDRLIAFYVQRGLPVPIDAGKFQQGLRERFVERDGMFFTNEQVQEYDRKKAAVPNFVQLSIFVASEQDAIYWLRHILEAAPKTEQDLHPLWMKEVAGNMRKGDTLPEMRTILEENFLKNEKGQWYLPDPENESDLEKLRTKRLLKQFETYKTEASKPKGKIKEARVEALRAGFKHCYQEKDFKTIVQIGDRIPNNLLMEDEVLLQFYDIASSRV; translated from the coding sequence ATGAGCACCGAAAATAAAATCACCGTTTTAGGCCTTACCTTCAACTCAGAAGAAGAACGCCGCAGCTACTTCCGCGAAGAGCTGCGCAAAAAACTGCCTGAACTTAAACTGATGGAAGGCTTTCCCATAGGCGAAGACGAAGACATCCTAAACCTAAGCGACCCGCCATACTACACCGCTTGCCCAAATCCTTGGCTCAACGACTTTATTGCCCTGTGGGAAGCAGAAAAAAAGGAACTGGAAAAACAGGGCTTGCGGAAAGCGGATTTTGAGGTGACCGAGCCGTATGCTGCGGATGTGAGTGAAGGGAAAAACAATCCAATCTACATGGCACATAGCTACCACACGAAAGTACCACATCCGGCCATTATGCGTTACATTTTGCATTACACACAGCCGGGAGACATTGTTTTTGATGGATTTGCTGGAACTGGGATGACGGGGGTTGCAATAAGTAGGTGTAATAAGCCAGAGGTATCAGAAAAAATACAAATAGAAAATGAGTGGATATTCAATAAACCAAAAGATATTTTACGATGGGGAAAAAGAAAATCAGTTTTAAATGACTTATCTCCGATAGCGTCATTTATCTCTTACAACTATAATTCAAAGTTTGATTTAGAGAAGTTCCTTAATCAAGCTTCTTTCATTTTAGATGAACTTGAAAGAGAGAATGGTTGGATGTATGAAGTAAAACATACTAAAAGTGTAATTGGTAAGATTAATTATACAATCTGGAGTGAAGTCTTTGGTTGTCCAACCTGCAATGAAGAAATTGTTTTTTGGGACAATGCTGTTAGCAAAGACAAAAAGGAGCAATATGAACAATTTAATTGCCCAAATTGCAAGAGAGATTTAGATAAGAAGGCCTTAAATAAAGTATTTGCAACATCAGTTGATTTAGTATCTAATAAAGTTGTAAAAAAGACTAAAACAATACCAGTAGTAATTAACTATTCTGTTGGAAACAAGAGATATGAAAGAATTCCAACAAAGGAAGATTATGAAGTCCTTGAAAGGGTCCAAAGACTTCCTGTAAACAAAAAATATATACCCAATATAGAGATTGGTTTAGGAGATAAAACGGGAGAGCCTAGAAGAATGGGATATCAAAATGTTTATGACTTATTCACAGATCGGAATCTGAAAGCTTTATCATCATTATTAAGTAGGATTAATTTTACCGATAGGATAGGTTTATTATTTACAAGTATCATTTTAAACTCTAGTAGGCTCTACCGATGGAGAGCTAACGGAAAAGGGGGTTACCTAAATGGTACTCTTTATATAGCGTCATTAACCCAAGAAAATAATGTTTTTAAGCTATTAAAAGAAAAAATAAAAGATTTAAAATTTGATATTTCTCAAACAAACTTAGTTCAACTTGGAAGTGCCGATAATATTCAATTAAATAACAACACGATAGACTACATTTTTACTGATCCACCATTTGGTGCCAATTTGATGTATTCTGAGTTGAATTTAATTACAGAAGGTTGGCTAAAGGTATTAACAGACCCAAATAGAGAAGCAATAGAAAATAAAACTCAAAAAAAGACTACTTCAAGTTACAATCAATTAATGACTGATTGTTTTAAGGAGTTTTTTAGAATATTAAAGCCAGGAAGATGGATGACTGTTGAGTTTAGCAATACAAACTCAAGTATTTGGAATGGAATTCAAACCGCTCTACAAAAGGCTGGTTTTGTAATCGCAAATATTACAGGTATTGATAAAAAGCAAGGAAGTTATAATTCAGTAACAAATGCAACTTCAGTTAAGCAAGATTTAATTATCTCTTGCTACAAACCATCCTCCGTATTCGACCAAAAATTCAATCAACACAAACAATCCGATGTAGGTGTATGGGAGTTTGTAGCCGAACATTTGGAGCATTTACCCATCCACTTGGTTTCTGGCAACTCCACCACCGCCATCATCGAGCGTAGCCCCAAAATTTTGTTCGACCGCCTTATTGCTTTTTATGTGCAACGGGGTTTGCCTGTGCCCATCGATGCCGGGAAGTTTCAGCAGGGTTTGCGGGAGCGTTTTGTTGAGCGCGATGGGATGTTCTTTACCAACGAGCAGGTGCAGGAGTACGACCGGAAAAAAGCCGCAGTGCCCAACTTTGTGCAGCTCAGCATTTTTGTAGCCAGCGAGCAAGATGCCATTTACTGGCTGCGCCACATTTTGGAGGCAGCACCCAAAACCGAGCAAGACCTGCACCCCCTATGGATGAAGGAAGTGGCCGGCAACATGCGTAAGGGCGATACCTTGCCAGAGATGCGTACCATACTGGAAGAAAACTTCCTGAAAAACGAAAAGGGCCAATGGTATCTGCCTGATCCGGAAAACGAATCCGACCTGGAGAAACTCCGTACCAAACGCCTCCTCAAGCAATTTGAAACCTATAAAACCGAAGCGTCCAAACCCAAAGGCAAAATAAAAGAAGCCCGGGTAGAAGCCCTGCGTGCCGGGTTTAAGCATTGCTACCAGGAGAAGGATTTCAAAACCATCGTACAAATTGGCGACCGCATCCCCAACAACCTGCTCATGGAAGATGAAGTACTGTTGCAATTTTATGATATAGCCAGTTCAAGAGTATAA
- a CDS encoding RNA pseudouridine synthase, with protein MDILFEDNHIIIVNKRPGEIVQGDKTGDTPLSEIVAGFIARRDAKPGAAFIGVPHRLDRPVSGIAIFAKTSKALERLNEMFREGAIEKKYWAITASRPQKEAGSLRHYLYRNEQQNKSYAYDKERNGSKEARLNYKLIATGDRYNLIEVELLTGRHHQIRCQLAAIGCPIKGDLKYGSPRSNRDGSISLHSRSVKFTHPIKKTQIFITAPPPIDPLWDHFIAVVGK; from the coding sequence CTGGATATCTTGTTTGAAGACAATCATATAATTATTGTGAATAAGAGGCCGGGGGAGATTGTACAGGGTGACAAGACAGGAGATACTCCGCTGAGCGAGATTGTGGCGGGGTTTATTGCGCGCCGGGATGCAAAGCCGGGCGCGGCGTTTATTGGTGTGCCTCACAGATTGGACAGACCGGTGAGCGGAATTGCAATATTTGCAAAGACATCTAAGGCCCTTGAGCGTCTGAATGAGATGTTCAGGGAGGGGGCAATTGAGAAAAAATACTGGGCCATTACGGCGAGCCGGCCTCAGAAGGAGGCGGGCTCGCTCCGCCACTACCTCTACCGTAACGAGCAGCAGAACAAATCATACGCATACGATAAAGAGCGTAACGGCTCCAAGGAGGCCCGTCTCAACTACAAACTCATAGCCACAGGAGACCGGTACAACCTCATCGAAGTAGAACTTCTTACAGGCCGGCACCACCAAATCCGCTGCCAGCTCGCCGCCATCGGCTGCCCCATCAAAGGCGACCTCAAATACGGCTCACCACGCTCAAACCGAGACGGCAGCATCTCACTTCACTCCCGCAGTGTCAAATTCACCCACCCCATAAAGAAAACCCAAATCTTCATCACCGCCCCGCCACCGATAGATCCCCTCTGGGACCACTTTATTGCTGTTGTGGGCAAGTAG
- a CDS encoding RNA-binding domain-containing protein yields the protein MTKAELIERIAEIEWEDFEVKAAASEIPKNTWETVSAFANTNGGWLILGIVQKGNTFEIAGVKNPEKLEQDFLNTLRSEKFNAKITSQQSILNFDGKSVLCFYIEPSADKPIYFNTLSNTFIRRGSADQRASKIEIDAMYRDQAFGTKTSQVAAGTQQNYLHLNSIDRYRDYMSRFNPAVSYNRYTTDEFLEKLRITENGMLTYSGLLMFGQRTFIEKYFPDFRIDLLEVPGTSYTDAKIRYTYRLEEQENIWEYYFACFERLKQKVDVRFNLTAEGFGQELSPGLEAIREALVNMLMHADYFAPGHARIRIFTDHIEFYNPGGLPKPVEELKAKDLSLPRNPIITKLFRMVKLAENVGFGLDKIESNWQLYNQTTPEILREFDSTIMKLAIKDTDKDTDRDTDTWGKKWGEKWGEKWGEKWGDHWEQHWPEIENWWKQELHISLNRSEIKILDMMAAIPDVSMLKLAETIGIVETAIGNNIKKLKEKEIIQRVGPAKGGYWKIIK from the coding sequence ATGACTAAAGCAGAATTGATAGAAAGAATTGCGGAAATTGAATGGGAAGACTTTGAAGTAAAGGCAGCCGCTTCTGAAATCCCTAAAAACACATGGGAGACAGTTTCTGCATTTGCTAATACCAATGGCGGCTGGCTCATTTTGGGCATTGTGCAAAAAGGCAATACCTTTGAAATTGCAGGCGTAAAAAACCCTGAAAAACTGGAACAAGATTTTCTAAATACTTTGCGTAGCGAAAAGTTCAATGCGAAAATTACTTCCCAACAATCCATCCTAAACTTCGATGGCAAATCCGTACTCTGTTTTTATATAGAACCTTCTGCCGATAAACCTATTTATTTCAACACGCTCTCCAATACTTTTATTCGAAGAGGTAGTGCCGACCAACGTGCCAGTAAAATTGAAATAGATGCAATGTACCGCGATCAGGCTTTTGGTACTAAAACTTCACAGGTGGCAGCAGGTACGCAGCAAAATTACCTGCATCTAAATTCTATCGATAGATACCGTGACTATATGTCCCGTTTTAATCCTGCGGTAAGCTATAACCGATATACAACCGATGAGTTTCTCGAAAAACTTCGCATCACCGAAAACGGCATGCTTACCTACAGCGGATTGCTGATGTTTGGGCAGCGGACATTCATTGAAAAATATTTTCCCGACTTTCGGATTGATTTGCTCGAGGTGCCCGGGACTTCCTATACGGATGCCAAAATAAGATATACCTACCGGCTGGAGGAGCAAGAAAATATCTGGGAATATTACTTTGCCTGCTTTGAACGTTTGAAACAAAAAGTAGATGTGCGCTTCAATTTAACAGCCGAAGGTTTCGGGCAAGAACTATCGCCCGGATTAGAAGCTATTCGAGAAGCTTTGGTCAATATGCTGATGCATGCCGATTATTTTGCACCCGGCCATGCCCGCATCAGGATTTTTACTGATCACATAGAATTTTACAACCCGGGCGGATTACCTAAACCCGTTGAAGAATTGAAAGCCAAAGACCTTTCTTTGCCGCGAAATCCCATTATCACTAAGCTCTTTCGTATGGTAAAACTGGCGGAAAATGTGGGTTTTGGCTTAGATAAAATTGAAAGCAACTGGCAACTGTACAACCAAACCACACCAGAGATTCTACGTGAATTTGATAGTACCATCATGAAACTCGCGATAAAAGACACCGATAAAGACACTGATAGAGACACCGATACATGGGGTAAAAAGTGGGGTGAAAAGTGGGGTGAAAAGTGGGGTGAAAAGTGGGGTGATCACTGGGAACAACACTGGCCTGAAATAGAGAATTGGTGGAAGCAGGAATTACATATAAGTCTGAACCGGAGCGAGATAAAAATCCTTGATATGATGGCTGCCATACCCGATGTTTCGATGCTAAAACTGGCCGAAACCATTGGTATTGTAGAAACCGCTATTGGCAACAACATCAAAAAACTCAAAGAAAAAGAAATTATTCAACGGGTAGGCCCTGCAAAGGGCGGCTATTGGAAAATCATCAAATAA
- the dnaK gene encoding molecular chaperone DnaK: protein MGKIIGIDLGTTNSCVAVMEGNEPAVIINSEGKRTTPSIVAFADNGERKIGDPAKRQAITNPTRTIFSIKRFMGETFDRVSQEVGRVPYKVDKGDNNTPRVNIDGRLYTPQEISAIVLQKMKKTAEDYLGQEVTEAVITVPAYFSDSQRQATKEAGEIAGLKVRRIINEPTAAALAYGLDKMHRDMKVAVFDLGGGTFDISILELGEGVFEVKSTNGDTHLGGDDFDQMIIDWLADEFKNENNLDLRKDPMALQRLKEAAEKAKIELSSQTSTEINLPYIMPVDGVPKHLVKTLTRAKFEQLCDSLIQRTVEPCRKALSDAGLKAADIDEVLLVGGSTRIPAIQQIVEKFFGKAPSKGVNPDEVVAVGAAIQGGVLSGDVKDVLLLDVTPLSLGIETYGSVMTKLIESNTTIPTRKSEVFSTASDNQPSVEIHVLQGERPMAKDNKTIGRFHLDGIAPAPRGVPQIEVTFDIDANGILHVSAKDKGTGKEQKIRIEASSGLTEAEIQKMRDEAKANEAADKAERERVDKINAADAMIFQTEKNLKEYGDKISADKKAPIETALNNLKEAHKSQNLEAIDKATEEMNTAWHAASEEMAKAAQSGPQPGADQQGPGPGANQNSGSGDQEVTDADFEEVK, encoded by the coding sequence ATGGGAAAAATAATAGGAATTGACCTGGGCACTACCAACTCCTGCGTTGCAGTGATGGAGGGAAATGAACCGGCAGTAATAATCAACAGTGAGGGTAAAAGAACCACACCATCCATTGTTGCATTTGCAGACAATGGTGAGAGAAAAATCGGCGACCCTGCAAAGAGGCAAGCAATTACAAATCCAACAAGAACCATATTCTCAATAAAGAGATTTATGGGGGAGACCTTTGACCGTGTATCACAAGAGGTTGGCAGAGTTCCTTACAAAGTTGACAAGGGGGACAACAACACACCACGCGTAAACATAGACGGAAGACTATACACACCACAAGAGATATCGGCAATTGTCCTACAAAAGATGAAGAAGACAGCAGAAGACTATTTGGGACAAGAGGTAACAGAGGCAGTTATCACCGTTCCGGCATACTTCAGCGACTCACAAAGACAAGCAACCAAAGAGGCAGGCGAAATCGCAGGTCTTAAGGTGAGAAGAATCATCAACGAGCCTACCGCAGCAGCCCTTGCATACGGACTTGACAAGATGCACAGAGACATGAAGGTTGCAGTGTTTGACCTTGGTGGCGGTACATTCGACATATCAATTCTGGAATTAGGTGAAGGAGTATTTGAAGTAAAATCCACAAACGGTGACACACACCTTGGCGGTGACGACTTTGACCAGATGATCATTGACTGGCTGGCAGATGAATTCAAAAACGAAAATAACCTTGACCTTCGTAAAGACCCGATGGCCCTTCAGAGGCTTAAAGAGGCAGCTGAGAAGGCAAAGATTGAACTCTCAAGCCAGACATCAACAGAGATCAACCTCCCATACATTATGCCGGTTGACGGCGTTCCAAAACACCTTGTAAAAACACTTACAAGAGCAAAATTTGAACAACTTTGTGACTCACTCATTCAGAGAACCGTTGAGCCATGCCGCAAAGCCCTCAGCGATGCAGGACTAAAGGCAGCAGACATAGACGAAGTTCTCCTTGTAGGAGGTTCAACCAGAATCCCTGCCATCCAGCAAATAGTAGAGAAATTCTTCGGCAAAGCCCCAAGCAAAGGCGTTAACCCGGACGAAGTAGTAGCAGTAGGTGCAGCCATCCAGGGCGGCGTACTCTCAGGCGACGTAAAAGACGTACTCCTTCTGGACGTTACACCACTTTCACTCGGCATCGAGACCTACGGCTCCGTGATGACCAAACTCATCGAGTCAAACACCACCATCCCTACCCGCAAGTCCGAGGTATTCAGCACCGCCAGCGACAACCAGCCTTCCGTAGAGATTCACGTTCTACAGGGAGAGAGACCAATGGCTAAAGACAACAAAACCATAGGCCGATTCCACCTTGACGGTATCGCTCCTGCACCAAGAGGCGTTCCACAAATTGAGGTGACATTCGACATCGACGCAAACGGAATCCTCCACGTATCCGCAAAAGACAAAGGAACCGGCAAAGAGCAGAAGATCAGAATTGAAGCTTCAAGCGGACTTACCGAGGCAGAAATCCAAAAGATGCGCGACGAGGCAAAAGCAAACGAAGCAGCCGACAAGGCCGAAAGAGAGCGCGTAGACAAAATCAACGCAGCCGACGCAATGATATTCCAGACCGAGAAGAACCTCAAAGAGTACGGCGATAAGATATCGGCAGACAAAAAAGCCCCTATCGAAACCGCCCTCAACAACCTCAAAGAGGCACACAAATCTCAGAACCTGGAAGCCATTGACAAAGCTACCGAAGAGATGAACACCGCATGGCACGCCGCCTCAGAAGAGATGGCCAAAGCCGCCCAGTCCGGCCCACAACCCGGCGCCGACCAACAAGGCCCAGGCCCAGGCGCAAACCAAAACTCCGGCTCCGGCGACCAAGAGGTAACAGACGCGGATTTTGAGGAGGTAAAGTAA